From Actinomycetes bacterium, one genomic window encodes:
- a CDS encoding class I SAM-dependent methyltransferase has product MDGPFAPLSPSASRTDPHEPWDVGCGTGALLDLGVLEPRQSTGVDPSQRMLNMFVRNHPDVGRLVPARFEDIEDLAPDYDLATAIEVPRIDVGRLRDLSTDLVILTTGGDVMVLPGIARSWRETRWKTGEDGFVTLVDRLAGTYVGPQAVLEGVFMRLGEIGDDYAVVPEQFVADGDTVVALGHPPRVDHGRRQGRCLPAAR; this is encoded by the coding sequence ATGGATGGCCCATTCGCGCCATTGTCGCCGAGCGCTTCGCGAACCGATCCCCACGAACCCTGGGACGTGGGGTGCGGCACCGGGGCTCTACTGGACCTTGGCGTCCTCGAACCTCGTCAGAGCACCGGGGTCGATCCCAGCCAGCGAATGCTGAACATGTTCGTTCGGAACCACCCCGACGTCGGGCGACTGGTCCCGGCGAGGTTCGAGGACATCGAGGATCTGGCGCCGGACTACGACCTGGCCACGGCGATTGAAGTCCCAAGGATCGACGTCGGGCGGCTGCGAGACTTGTCCACTGATCTCGTGATCCTCACGACCGGCGGCGACGTCATGGTTCTCCCGGGAATAGCAAGATCATGGAGGGAGACGCGGTGGAAGACTGGGGAAGATGGGTTCGTCACGCTGGTCGATCGGCTCGCTGGCACCTACGTCGGTCCTCAGGCAGTGCTCGAAGGTGTCTTCATGCGACTCGGGGAGATCGGCGATGACTATGCCGTGGTGCCCGAGCAGTTCGTCGCCGACGGTGACACCGTCGTCGCGCTCGGGCACCCTCCACGTGTGGACCATGGACGGCGGCAAGGCCGTTGCCTTCCAGCAGCACGTTGA